One Microlunatus soli genomic window carries:
- a CDS encoding DinB family protein has protein sequence MTATTPASTTTTASTGEREDLLAALAQARYFLRYTARELTDEQAAARPTVSALCIGGLIKHVTDSERNWARFLVEGPSAMASDDGRDFADWTEEDFAEREKGFQLLPGETLAGVLEAYAMVAQETDEIIRSLPSLDTMTPLPEAPWFTEKAWSARRAVLTIIAETTQHSGHADIIRETLDGAKSMG, from the coding sequence ATGACTGCAACCACCCCCGCCAGCACCACCACCACGGCATCGACCGGTGAGCGTGAGGATCTGCTCGCCGCCCTGGCTCAGGCCCGCTACTTCCTGCGGTACACCGCTCGCGAGCTGACCGACGAGCAGGCGGCGGCTCGGCCGACCGTCAGCGCACTCTGCATCGGCGGGCTGATCAAGCACGTCACCGACAGCGAACGGAACTGGGCGCGGTTCCTGGTCGAGGGCCCGTCGGCGATGGCGTCGGACGACGGCAGGGACTTCGCCGACTGGACCGAGGAAGACTTTGCCGAGCGGGAGAAGGGTTTCCAACTGTTGCCGGGAGAGACCCTGGCGGGTGTCCTGGAGGCGTACGCAATGGTGGCTCAGGAGACCGACGAGATCATCCGGTCGCTGCCGTCACTGGACACCATGACGCCGCTGCCGGAAGCGCCCTGGTTCACCGAGAAGGCCTGGTCGGCGCGGCGGGCGGTGCTGACCATCATCGCCGAGACGACGCAGCACTCGGGGCACGCCGACATCATCCGGGAGACGTTGGACGGGGCCAAGTCGATGGGCTGA
- a CDS encoding RNA polymerase-binding protein RbpA — translation MAGGGSAIRGSRVGAGPMGEAERGDAAPRLYVSYFCSNGHETRPAFAADAQAPDTWDCPRCGLPANLDSSNPPPPPKNEPYKTHLAYVKERRSDSEAAEILTEALASLRDRRARGEVIY, via the coding sequence GTGGCTGGTGGGGGAAGCGCCATCCGAGGGAGTCGTGTCGGCGCTGGTCCGATGGGCGAGGCCGAGCGCGGCGATGCCGCACCGCGGCTCTATGTCTCCTATTTCTGCAGCAACGGGCACGAGACCCGGCCCGCTTTTGCCGCCGACGCGCAGGCTCCGGACACCTGGGACTGCCCGCGCTGCGGACTGCCGGCCAACCTGGACTCGTCCAACCCGCCGCCGCCACCGAAGAACGAGCCCTACAAGACCCACCTGGCCTACGTGAAGGAGCGCCGCAGCGACTCCGAGGCCGCCGAGATCCTCACCGAGGCGCTGGCGTCACTGCGCGATCGCCGCGCCCGCGGTGAAGTCATCTACTGA
- the secG gene encoding preprotein translocase subunit SecG, which yields MTAVSIVLIVTSLALALAVLMHKGRGGGLSDLFGGGVSSSMGGVSVAERQLDRITIIVAVIWLASIIALGLMYKFGV from the coding sequence ATGACGGCCGTCTCGATCGTGCTGATCGTCACAAGTCTCGCGCTGGCGCTGGCCGTGCTGATGCACAAGGGCCGCGGCGGCGGCTTGTCCGATCTGTTCGGCGGTGGCGTCTCGTCCTCGATGGGCGGCGTCTCGGTCGCGGAGCGGCAGCTCGATCGGATCACCATCATCGTCGCGGTGATCTGGCTGGCCAGCATCATCGCACTCGGCCTGATGTACAAATTCGGTGTCTGA
- the tpiA gene encoding triose-phosphate isomerase — MRKPLMAGNWKMNLNHVEAVGLVQKLAWTLEDKKHDPEQSEVVVLPPFTDLRTVQTLIDGDKLKLGYGAQDVSAHNAGAYTGEVSAAMLHKLGCEYVLVGHSERRQYHGEDDALINAKAKKALRSGITPIICVGEELQVREEGRHVELCSDQIAGALQGLSAEQVSGVVIAYEPVWAIGTGKVATSEDAQEVCAAIRAKIADLYEQPIADAVRILYGGSVKANNVAQIMAEPDVDGCLVGGASLTVDEFAAIARFYALPQIGA; from the coding sequence ATGCGCAAGCCGTTGATGGCCGGCAACTGGAAGATGAATCTGAACCACGTCGAGGCCGTCGGCCTGGTCCAGAAGCTGGCCTGGACGCTGGAGGACAAGAAGCACGATCCGGAACAGTCCGAGGTCGTCGTGCTGCCGCCCTTCACCGACCTGCGGACGGTGCAGACCCTGATCGACGGCGACAAGCTGAAGCTGGGGTACGGCGCCCAGGACGTGTCGGCGCACAATGCCGGCGCCTACACCGGTGAGGTCTCGGCGGCGATGTTGCACAAGCTCGGCTGCGAGTACGTCCTGGTCGGCCATTCCGAACGCCGGCAGTATCACGGCGAGGACGATGCGCTGATCAACGCCAAGGCCAAGAAGGCGCTGCGGTCCGGGATCACGCCGATCATCTGTGTCGGCGAGGAATTGCAGGTCCGCGAGGAGGGACGCCACGTCGAGCTCTGCTCCGACCAGATCGCCGGCGCCCTGCAGGGTCTGTCGGCCGAGCAGGTGTCCGGCGTGGTGATCGCCTACGAACCGGTCTGGGCGATCGGCACCGGCAAGGTCGCCACCAGTGAGGACGCCCAGGAGGTGTGCGCGGCGATCCGGGCCAAGATCGCCGATCTGTACGAGCAGCCCATCGCCGACGCCGTCCGGATCCTGTACGGAGGTTCGGTCAAGGCCAACAACGTGGCCCAGATCATGGCCGAGCCGGATGTCGACGGCTGCCTGGTCGGCGGCGCCAGCCTGACGGTCGACGAGTTCGCCGCCATCGCCCGCTTCTACGCCCTGCCGCAGATCGGCGCCTGA
- a CDS encoding phosphoglycerate kinase, producing the protein MKSISDLGDLQGKRVLIRCDLNVPLDGSTITDDGRIKASLPTLNKLRNAGAKIIVLAHLGRPKGQVKPEFSLAPAAKRLGELLDTEIKLAGDVVGDSAAETVASLADGEIAMLENVRFEPGEESKDEDERAALADKYAAFGDVFVSDGFGVVHRKQASVYDLAAKLPNAAGTLVEAEVEVLKQLTEKPANPYVVVLGGAKVSDKLAVIENLIKSADTLVIGGGMLFTFLAAQGHGVGKSLLEEDQIDTVKGYLDQAEQAGKKIILPTDVIVAPEFKADAAPTTVTVDRIPEDQLGLDIGPESAQAFASVITEAKTVFWNGPMGVAEWEAFAGGTKAVAQALTEVDGLSVVGGGDSAAAVRDLGFADDQFGHISTGGGASLEYLEGKELPGLAVLG; encoded by the coding sequence ATGAAGTCCATTTCCGATCTTGGTGATCTGCAGGGCAAGCGGGTGCTGATCCGCTGCGATCTGAACGTGCCGCTGGACGGCAGCACGATCACCGACGACGGTCGTATCAAGGCGTCGCTGCCGACCCTGAACAAGCTCCGCAATGCCGGCGCCAAGATCATCGTGCTGGCCCACCTCGGTCGGCCGAAGGGGCAGGTCAAGCCCGAGTTCTCGCTCGCCCCGGCAGCCAAGCGGCTGGGCGAACTGCTCGACACCGAGATCAAACTGGCCGGTGACGTGGTCGGCGACTCTGCCGCCGAAACCGTTGCCTCGTTGGCCGACGGCGAGATCGCCATGCTGGAGAACGTCCGGTTCGAGCCGGGCGAGGAGTCCAAGGACGAGGACGAACGTGCCGCCCTGGCGGACAAGTACGCCGCTTTCGGTGACGTCTTCGTCTCCGACGGTTTCGGCGTGGTGCATCGCAAGCAGGCCTCGGTCTACGACCTGGCAGCCAAGCTGCCGAACGCGGCCGGCACGCTGGTCGAAGCCGAGGTCGAGGTGCTGAAGCAGCTCACCGAGAAGCCGGCGAACCCGTACGTGGTGGTGCTGGGTGGTGCGAAGGTCAGCGACAAGCTGGCCGTGATCGAGAACCTGATCAAGAGCGCGGACACCCTGGTGATCGGCGGCGGGATGCTGTTCACCTTCCTTGCTGCGCAGGGACACGGCGTCGGCAAGAGCCTGCTCGAGGAAGATCAGATCGACACCGTCAAGGGCTACCTTGACCAAGCCGAGCAGGCCGGTAAGAAGATCATTCTGCCGACCGACGTGATCGTCGCGCCGGAGTTCAAGGCCGACGCGGCACCGACCACGGTGACGGTCGACCGGATTCCCGAAGATCAACTCGGACTGGACATCGGGCCGGAGTCCGCGCAGGCCTTCGCGTCGGTGATCACCGAAGCCAAGACGGTCTTCTGGAACGGCCCGATGGGCGTCGCCGAATGGGAGGCGTTCGCCGGCGGCACCAAGGCCGTCGCCCAGGCACTGACCGAGGTCGACGGGCTGTCCGTCGTCGGTGGTGGCGACTCGGCTGCCGCCGTTCGTGATCTTGGTTTTGCCGATGATCAGTTCGGGCACATCTCCACCGGCGGTGGCGCCAGCCTGGAATACCTCGAAGGCAAGGAACTGCCGGGACTGGCCGTCCTCGGCTGA
- the gap gene encoding type I glyceraldehyde-3-phosphate dehydrogenase produces the protein MTVRVGINGFGRIGRNFFRAALASNADIEVVAFNDLGDDETQAHLLKYDSILGRYPGEVSVVDGGISVDGKVIKSFAEKDPAKLPWGEVGADVVIESTGFFTDATKAKAHIDGGAKKVLISAPAKNEDVTVVMGVNDGDYDPAKHNIISNASCTTNCLAPLAKVLDDEFGIVKGLMTTIHSYTQDQNLQDGPHKDLRRARAAALNIVPTSTGAAKAIGLVLPQLKGKLDGYSLRVPTPTGSITDLTVELPKEVSVDDINAAYQAAADGPLKGVLRYSVDPIVSKDIETDPASCIFDAPLTKAIGNQVKVFGWYDNEWGFSNRMVDLSLLVGKSL, from the coding sequence ATGACCGTACGCGTTGGCATCAACGGCTTCGGCCGCATTGGACGCAACTTCTTCCGGGCCGCCCTGGCCTCGAACGCCGACATCGAGGTCGTCGCCTTCAACGACCTCGGTGACGATGAGACCCAAGCGCATCTGCTCAAGTACGACTCGATCCTCGGCCGTTACCCCGGCGAGGTGTCCGTGGTCGACGGCGGCATCTCCGTCGACGGCAAGGTGATCAAGTCCTTCGCCGAGAAGGACCCGGCCAAGCTGCCGTGGGGTGAGGTCGGCGCCGACGTGGTGATCGAGTCCACCGGCTTCTTCACCGATGCCACCAAGGCCAAGGCACACATCGACGGTGGCGCCAAGAAGGTCCTGATCTCCGCCCCGGCGAAGAACGAGGACGTCACCGTGGTGATGGGCGTCAACGACGGCGACTACGACCCGGCCAAGCACAACATCATCTCCAACGCCTCCTGCACCACCAACTGCCTGGCGCCGCTGGCCAAGGTGCTGGACGACGAGTTCGGCATCGTCAAGGGCCTGATGACGACGATCCACTCCTACACCCAGGATCAGAACCTGCAGGACGGCCCGCACAAGGACCTCCGCCGCGCCCGCGCCGCCGCGCTGAACATCGTGCCGACCTCGACCGGTGCCGCCAAGGCGATCGGCCTGGTGCTGCCGCAGTTGAAGGGCAAGCTGGACGGCTACTCGCTGCGGGTTCCGACCCCGACCGGTTCGATCACCGACCTGACCGTCGAGCTGCCCAAGGAGGTCTCGGTCGACGACATCAACGCCGCCTACCAGGCCGCCGCCGACGGCCCGCTGAAGGGCGTGCTGCGCTACAGCGTCGACCCGATCGTCAGCAAGGACATCGAGACCGATCCGGCGTCCTGCATCTTCGACGCACCGCTGACCAAGGCGATCGGCAACCAGGTCAAGGTCTTCGGCTGGTACGACAACGAGTGGGGCTTCTCCAACCGCATGGTCGACCTGTCGCTGCTGGTCGGCAAGTCCCTCTGA